In Mariluticola halotolerans, one DNA window encodes the following:
- a CDS encoding LysE family translocator, translating into MLFEGTALVTFMLATLAVMATPGVTVSALTGTTLSHGSKLGFAMEAGAVLGRLSMISILALGLDFVSQFMLVVFDWVKLAGAAYLIWLGIKSIRHPPHLMTTAAVAPQPRRQVLNGFIVLWSNPKALIFFGAFLPQFVDPAENVIPQVLFLGLIWVLTALVTDSCYIVLAGSARRLFAGKFAQRTGIVSGTILIGAGIWLALQQKA; encoded by the coding sequence ATGCTGTTTGAAGGCACGGCCCTGGTCACTTTCATGTTGGCAACCCTCGCGGTCATGGCGACGCCGGGAGTGACTGTCTCGGCGCTGACCGGCACCACGCTCAGCCATGGGTCAAAGCTCGGCTTTGCCATGGAGGCGGGCGCAGTGCTCGGGCGGCTCAGCATGATCTCCATTCTGGCCCTCGGGCTCGATTTCGTCTCGCAATTCATGCTGGTGGTGTTCGACTGGGTGAAGCTGGCCGGCGCGGCCTACCTGATCTGGCTTGGTATCAAGAGCATCCGGCACCCGCCGCACCTGATGACGACGGCGGCAGTCGCCCCGCAACCACGGCGACAGGTGCTCAATGGTTTTATTGTGCTCTGGTCCAATCCCAAGGCACTGATTTTTTTCGGCGCCTTTTTGCCCCAGTTCGTCGACCCGGCTGAAAATGTTATCCCGCAAGTGCTGTTTCTGGGGCTGATCTGGGTATTGACCGCGCTGGTCACCGATAGTTGTTACATCGTCCTGGCAGGCAGTGCGCGGCGTTTGTTTGCCGGCAAATTCGCTCAGCGCACTGGAATTGTCTCCGGAACGATACTGATTGGTGCCGGTATCTGGCTTGCCTTGCAGCAAAAGGCATGA
- a CDS encoding LysE family translocator, translating to MFDVTTLIAFSTACFILAIVPGPNVTVITGQALARGTLAGLAVVAGTQLGVFLMILVVAFGMQTLVTFMGWAFDWIKLVGAAYLVWLGFNMLRATGKLDTAKAVKPKPLWQLALQGMLVLWSNPKALIFFGAFIPQFVDTSHPAFPQVVVLGLIFMLIATITDGAYAVLAGSARHLLTAARVKWLNRISGAILMAGGVWLALARRS from the coding sequence ATGTTCGATGTCACCACCCTGATTGCCTTCAGCACGGCCTGTTTCATCCTTGCCATCGTGCCGGGCCCCAATGTCACTGTCATCACCGGGCAGGCGCTGGCGCGCGGCACATTGGCGGGCCTGGCCGTGGTGGCGGGCACCCAGCTCGGTGTTTTCCTGATGATTCTGGTCGTGGCTTTCGGCATGCAGACCCTCGTGACCTTCATGGGCTGGGCCTTTGACTGGATCAAACTGGTGGGCGCGGCCTATCTGGTCTGGCTCGGGTTCAACATGCTGCGCGCAACGGGGAAACTGGACACGGCCAAAGCGGTTAAGCCCAAACCGCTCTGGCAACTGGCGCTGCAGGGCATGCTGGTCCTCTGGTCCAATCCCAAGGCGCTGATATTTTTCGGCGCTTTCATTCCGCAATTTGTCGATACCAGCCATCCCGCCTTTCCGCAGGTGGTTGTGCTCGGCCTGATCTTCATGCTCATCGCCACGATCACTGATGGGGCCTATGCCGTTCTCGCGGGCTCGGCGCGGCACCTGCTGACTGCGGCCCGCGTCAAATGGCTCAACCGCATTTCCGGTGCGATCCTAATGGCAGGTGGCGTCTGGCTGGCTCTGGCCCGACGGAGCTGA
- a CDS encoding peptidylprolyl isomerase, with translation MASEGMCTGKDKIDITLELKDGPVGLELWCDVAPAHAERIASLAAEGFYNGVVFHRVIDGFMAQTGDPTGTGMGGSDLPDLKAEFNDKPFERGTLGMARSADPDSANSQFFITFGDTPHLNGQYTVFGKVVSGMEHVDAIKKGDGANGMVNDPDSIVSMTPAGE, from the coding sequence ATGGCCAGCGAAGGCATGTGCACCGGCAAGGACAAGATCGATATAACCCTCGAACTCAAGGATGGTCCCGTCGGGCTTGAATTGTGGTGTGATGTGGCCCCCGCGCATGCCGAGCGCATCGCCTCGCTTGCCGCCGAGGGCTTTTATAACGGCGTCGTGTTTCACCGCGTGATCGACGGCTTCATGGCCCAGACAGGCGACCCCACCGGCACCGGCATGGGGGGTTCCGATCTGCCGGATTTGAAGGCCGAGTTCAACGACAAACCGTTTGAGCGTGGCACTTTGGGCATGGCGCGTTCCGCCGATCCCGATTCGGCCAATTCGCAATTCTTCATCACCTTTGGCGATACGCCGCATCTCAACGGCCAGTATACCGTGTTCGGCAAAGTCGTCTCCGGCATGGAACATGTCGATGCGATCAAAAAAGGTGACGGGGCCAACGGCATGGTCAACGATCCCGATTCCATCGTCTCGATGACGCCTGCCGGCGAATAA
- a CDS encoding MFS transporter: MPEPVGYRGLLALAVPRRLALASAPADLADWLDYAAIIALLVFGWGEGPFVLALFALALTLPYVLIGPLLAVLVDRVPLRVTLVLSNLGRALTTLLLVFAPHTALVLVLVFLRASIDSAFTPARQAAIQASTPKNLLGSANGLHHAINQTSKIAGPALGGLLLAFLSPQMVFGLNSVLSLIAALLLVNLQLPARPKVDSATTPPFWSELTAGIAEFRRNGLMLTALIFSAVAYFAFFLYDALIALLTAGFGLDATAFGFGIATSGAGGLVAALLAGRLPAGKSLIAMMSAAAFSGITAMAIASAAIAGVPVAALVFYLAMALMGGATAFMLVPYRGIIQRETPPDRIGRVHAAGEAVIMSIMLSAPFIGSLIARLWGTGMAFMCGGVLLVVLALVTLVLTRGGNIKSLGAS; encoded by the coding sequence GTGCCGGAACCCGTGGGCTATCGCGGGCTTCTGGCACTTGCGGTGCCGCGCCGGCTGGCGCTGGCTTCGGCCCCGGCGGATCTGGCCGACTGGCTCGATTATGCCGCCATCATTGCCTTGTTGGTATTTGGCTGGGGCGAGGGGCCTTTTGTGCTGGCCCTCTTCGCCCTGGCGCTGACCTTGCCCTATGTGCTGATCGGCCCCTTGCTGGCCGTGCTGGTGGACCGGGTGCCGCTGCGCGTAACGCTGGTTCTCAGCAATCTTGGCCGGGCCCTCACCACGCTGTTACTGGTTTTTGCCCCGCACACGGCACTGGTTCTGGTGCTGGTGTTTTTGCGGGCCAGCATTGATTCAGCCTTCACCCCGGCGCGGCAGGCGGCCATTCAGGCCAGTACGCCCAAAAACCTGCTCGGCAGCGCCAACGGACTGCATCACGCCATCAACCAGACCTCAAAAATTGCCGGACCGGCCCTTGGCGGCCTTTTGCTGGCTTTCCTGTCGCCGCAAATGGTGTTCGGCCTCAATAGCGTGCTGTCGCTGATCGCTGCCTTGCTGCTGGTCAATCTGCAATTGCCAGCCCGCCCAAAAGTCGACTCTGCCACAACGCCGCCATTCTGGAGCGAACTGACCGCAGGGATCGCCGAGTTCCGCCGTAATGGCCTGATGCTGACGGCCCTGATTTTCTCGGCTGTCGCCTATTTCGCCTTCTTTCTCTATGACGCGCTGATTGCGCTTCTCACCGCCGGTTTCGGCCTCGATGCAACGGCTTTCGGCTTCGGTATTGCGACCTCGGGGGCGGGTGGTCTGGTGGCGGCATTGCTGGCCGGACGGCTCCCCGCCGGAAAATCCCTGATCGCCATGATGAGCGCAGCGGCATTCTCCGGCATTACCGCAATGGCCATTGCGTCTGCGGCGATTGCCGGTGTGCCCGTTGCCGCGCTGGTCTTTTATCTGGCCATGGCCCTGATGGGCGGGGCCACAGCCTTCATGCTGGTGCCCTATCGCGGCATCATCCAGCGCGAAACGCCGCCGGACCGGATCGGCCGGGTGCATGCCGCAGGGGAAGCGGTGATTATGAGCATCATGCTGTCGGCACCGTTCATCGGCAGCCTGATTGCCCGGCTCTGGGGCACGGGCATGGCCTTCATGTGCGGAGGGGTGTTGCTGGTGGTACTGGCATTGGTCACCCTCGTGCTGACGCGCGGCGGGAATATAAAAAGCTTAGGAGCATCCTAG
- the coaD gene encoding pantetheine-phosphate adenylyltransferase — protein MSRLVGFYPGSFDPVTNGHLDVIERACKLVDVLYVAVGAHHRKLPLLSDPDRLRLLKETTVAIGERTNTEIHIVDFDGLMVHAARDVGATLIIRGLRDTTDYNYEMQMVGMNAQMEPDLQTVFVPSSPHVRHISATLVRQIAEMGGDVSAFVPALVLKALKT, from the coding sequence ATGAGCAGATTAGTCGGGTTTTATCCCGGTTCCTTCGATCCCGTCACCAATGGTCATCTCGATGTCATCGAGCGGGCATGCAAACTCGTGGATGTGCTCTATGTCGCCGTGGGCGCGCATCACCGCAAACTGCCATTGCTTTCCGACCCGGACCGTTTGCGTCTGTTGAAAGAAACCACCGTCGCCATCGGCGAGCGCACCAACACCGAAATTCATATCGTCGATTTCGATGGTCTGATGGTGCATGCCGCACGCGACGTCGGCGCGACGCTGATTATTCGCGGCCTGCGTGACACCACCGACTACAATTATGAAATGCAGATGGTGGGCATGAATGCCCAGATGGAACCAGACCTGCAGACGGTTTTCGTCCCCTCCAGCCCCCATGTCCGGCATATTTCGGCCACGCTTGTGCGCCAGATCGCGGAGATGGGCGGCGATGTATCCGCCTTCGTTCCCGCACTCGTTCTCAAGGCATTGAAAACATAA
- a CDS encoding efflux RND transporter permease subunit produces MSIGFGFERLGLLTLRYPRFIALVVLAITAICATQLPRLSVDGNILRIYQNSGEMFDRYERLSETFGTFENDAYILAQSDNLSDPEVIETLRELAFDLELSTYAAGTMSPFTLRKPGTDGRTVPAVPEFMESPEEVTTALQELRATDPLMRNLILADLSGVVMIMFPDRELTKGAGEPAMLAELRELVADYSSDKISVELTGPPVWKTEMLDASIADQIKFSIVGFIVGAIMSLLCLRSFWGAVLATLTPLVSVIWVAGVVVMLFGSFTFLTNIITTLVLVIAFAESMYFCFTWLRLWRDGMDPDLAIGEAVRRVTPAAALTTITTMVSFASLIITQGQGIEEFGISGVIAVAITFITLVTFMPLALKIAIRLKFKPPQKMSIAVEAPIPVARWLTRRFNKPIAVAAIIIMAGLFYPHFAMEPRFDFQDFLPKDSEALATAEGIDDGVGGVAPIYIQVPLKDGVENVTDGDFLTIQKVHRILENNIGQGKVISAASFSHYSDSGFSREQIFKAVGPFLKQRFVTDDGSRALITGFLPTVLKSERLREIVHNTDAELAAAGIEGAEVAGFNVLTSFASTDIIASLRNGLSIAVLVNIVIIGLAFRSWRIALVSIVPNFLPILGTELYLYLSGAGLQLTTVIALTIAFGIAVDDTIHFLSTYVRGRQDGHGHKEAVEMTLERIGPALVATTLILCAGTFIVVFSALPQVALFGILTVLTFILALLGDLLILPSLLIAGGRFFNSIGNPKK; encoded by the coding sequence GTGTCAATTGGGTTTGGTTTTGAACGTCTCGGCCTTCTTACGCTGCGTTATCCCCGTTTCATCGCCCTTGTGGTGCTGGCCATTACTGCCATATGCGCCACGCAACTGCCGCGCTTGTCTGTCGATGGCAATATTTTGCGGATCTACCAGAATTCCGGCGAAATGTTCGACCGCTACGAGCGCTTGTCGGAAACCTTCGGCACGTTCGAGAATGATGCCTATATTCTTGCCCAATCGGACAATCTCTCGGACCCCGAGGTTATCGAGACGCTGCGCGAGCTGGCCTTTGACCTTGAGTTGAGCACCTATGCGGCCGGCACGATGTCGCCATTCACATTGCGCAAGCCGGGCACGGATGGCCGCACGGTGCCGGCAGTGCCCGAATTCATGGAATCGCCTGAGGAAGTCACGACCGCGCTGCAGGAATTGCGGGCGACCGACCCGCTGATGCGCAACCTCATTCTGGCCGACCTGTCGGGCGTCGTGATGATCATGTTCCCCGACCGGGAACTGACCAAGGGAGCCGGTGAACCGGCCATGCTGGCGGAGCTGCGCGAATTGGTGGCCGATTACAGCAGCGACAAGATCAGCGTTGAACTTACGGGCCCGCCGGTCTGGAAGACGGAAATGCTGGATGCCAGCATTGCCGACCAGATTAAGTTCTCGATTGTCGGCTTTATCGTCGGCGCGATTATGTCCCTGCTCTGCCTGCGCAGTTTCTGGGGCGCGGTTCTGGCCACGCTGACGCCACTGGTCTCTGTGATCTGGGTGGCCGGGGTGGTGGTGATGCTGTTCGGCTCGTTCACCTTTTTGACCAATATCATCACAACGCTGGTGCTGGTGATCGCCTTTGCCGAGAGCATGTATTTCTGTTTCACTTGGTTGCGGCTCTGGCGTGACGGGATGGATCCGGATCTGGCTATTGGCGAGGCTGTGCGCCGGGTAACACCCGCGGCGGCGCTCACAACGATCACCACCATGGTCTCCTTTGCCAGCCTGATCATCACGCAAGGCCAGGGGATTGAGGAATTCGGCATTTCCGGCGTCATTGCCGTGGCCATCACCTTTATCACGCTGGTCACCTTCATGCCGCTGGCACTGAAAATTGCCATCCGGCTGAAATTCAAACCGCCGCAGAAAATGAGCATTGCGGTTGAAGCACCCATTCCGGTGGCGCGCTGGCTGACGCGGCGGTTCAACAAGCCGATTGCGGTGGCCGCCATCATCATTATGGCCGGATTGTTCTACCCGCATTTCGCCATGGAGCCGCGTTTCGACTTTCAGGACTTTTTGCCCAAGGATTCCGAAGCGCTGGCGACGGCAGAGGGCATTGATGATGGCGTGGGCGGCGTTGCCCCGATCTATATCCAGGTGCCGCTCAAGGACGGTGTGGAAAACGTCACCGATGGCGATTTTCTGACCATTCAGAAAGTGCACCGCATTCTTGAAAACAATATCGGTCAGGGCAAGGTGATCTCGGCTGCCAGTTTCAGCCATTATTCCGATAGCGGCTTCAGCCGCGAGCAAATTTTTAAAGCGGTCGGCCCGTTCCTCAAACAGCGTTTTGTCACCGATGACGGCTCACGGGCGCTGATTACCGGCTTCCTGCCCACGGTGCTGAAATCGGAGCGTCTGCGCGAGATCGTGCACAATACAGATGCCGAACTGGCGGCGGCGGGCATTGAAGGGGCCGAGGTGGCCGGGTTCAATGTGCTGACCTCTTTTGCCAGCACCGATATCATTGCCAGCCTGCGCAACGGACTGAGCATCGCGGTTCTGGTCAATATCGTCATTATCGGCCTGGCATTCCGTTCATGGCGGATTGCGCTTGTCTCTATCGTGCCCAATTTCCTGCCGATACTGGGCACAGAACTTTATCTCTACCTGTCCGGTGCGGGGCTGCAATTGACCACGGTCATCGCCCTGACCATTGCTTTCGGGATTGCCGTTGATGACACGATCCACTTCCTTTCCACCTATGTGCGGGGGCGTCAGGACGGGCACGGGCACAAGGAAGCCGTCGAAATGACGCTGGAGCGGATCGGACCGGCGCTGGTGGCGACCACATTGATTTTATGCGCCGGAACTTTCATTGTGGTATTTTCCGCGCTGCCGCAGGTGGCGCTGTTCGGCATATTGACTGTTTTGACATTTATTCTGGCATTGCTCGGCGACCTGCTGATCCTGCCATCCCTGCTGATCGCCGGGGGGCGATTCTTCAATTCAATAGGAAATCCCAAAAAATGA
- a CDS encoding DUF6500 family protein, with amino-acid sequence MRQVLRQKAIDICDAKIAQKGAQVGLSFYAFFANKNDDPDLLMEAATWWIKTHKLDHFEKATKIRALLTNNPA; translated from the coding sequence ATGCGCCAGGTATTACGGCAGAAAGCCATCGACATTTGCGACGCAAAAATTGCGCAGAAGGGCGCGCAAGTTGGTCTGTCATTCTACGCGTTTTTCGCCAACAAGAACGATGATCCTGATTTGTTGATGGAAGCGGCGACGTGGTGGATCAAAACCCACAAGCTCGACCATTTTGAGAAAGCCACCAAAATCCGCGCCTTGCTGACGAACAATCCCGCCTAA
- the gyrA gene encoding DNA gyrase subunit A codes for MLPPSDIAPVSITDEMRKSYLDYAMSVIVSRALPDVRDGLKPVHRRILYSMHEQGYEWNKPYRKSARVVGDVIGKYHPHGDAAVYMSLVRMAQDFSLRVQLIEGQGNFGSVDGDMPAAMRYTEVRMQKVTGSLLSDLDKDTVDFRENYDSSETEPVVLPARFPNILVNGAGGIAVGMATNIPTHNLGEVINATLALMDNANITVDELCEIMPGPDFPTGGIILGRAGIRSAYETGRGSVIMRGRVAIEEVRKEREAIIITEIPYQVNKASMIEKIADLVREKRIEGISDIRDESDRHGMRVVIEIKRDAVADVILNQLYRFTPLQTSFGCNFVALTGGKPELMGAREMLTAFIDFREEVVTRRARFLLNKARDRAHVLVGLAVAVANVDEVISIIRTSPNPATARERLLERNWPARDVEPLIKLIDDPRHTVNDDGTFKLSDEQVRAILDLRLARLTALGRDEIGDELNGLGLQITDYLDILRSRDRVLAIIREELIEVRDQFATPRKTEISDYAADMDDEDFIAREEMVVTVSHGGYIKRVPLSTYRAQRRGGKGRSGMATRDEDFVARLFVANTHTPVLFFSSRGIAYKMKVWRLPLAAPQARGKALINLLPLEDGERITSIMPLPEDEDTWGDLDIMFATTRGTVRRNSLADFVEVRANGKIAMKLEDGDGIVGVETCSANDDVLLTTTLGQAIRFNVTDVRVFAGRNSVGVRGINLAEDDKIISMAILRHFDATPEERSAYIKRSRAMRGEADDAEMEVEAEAGELPTERYAEMGAAEQFVLAISENGYGKRSSSYEYRVTGRGGKGITGMSITKKNGPIVASFPIENDDQIMLVTDGGKLIRVPVDGIRIAGRATQGVIVLDTAEDEKVVSVERISEPEPDEDEIGAEDGAGPDEGTAAPDAPDAPEGPDTPEGDGPAPEEN; via the coding sequence ATGCTTCCGCCATCTGATATCGCCCCGGTCTCCATTACCGATGAAATGCGCAAATCCTATCTGGATTATGCGATGAGCGTTATCGTCAGCCGCGCCCTTCCGGACGTGCGCGACGGCCTGAAGCCCGTGCACCGGCGCATTCTCTATTCGATGCATGAGCAGGGCTATGAGTGGAACAAGCCCTACCGTAAATCGGCCCGTGTGGTTGGCGACGTTATCGGTAAATACCACCCCCATGGCGATGCCGCGGTTTATATGTCGCTGGTGCGCATGGCGCAGGATTTCTCGCTGCGCGTGCAGCTGATTGAAGGGCAGGGCAATTTCGGCTCGGTCGACGGCGATATGCCCGCCGCCATGCGTTATACCGAAGTGCGCATGCAAAAGGTCACCGGATCGCTCTTGAGCGATCTCGACAAGGACACCGTCGATTTCCGCGAAAACTACGACAGTTCGGAAACCGAACCCGTCGTGCTGCCGGCGCGTTTCCCCAATATTCTGGTCAATGGTGCGGGCGGTATTGCCGTCGGCATGGCGACCAATATCCCGACCCATAATCTGGGCGAGGTAATCAACGCCACGCTGGCGCTGATGGACAATGCCAATATTACCGTTGATGAGCTCTGCGAGATCATGCCGGGGCCGGATTTCCCTACCGGGGGCATCATCCTTGGGCGCGCGGGCATTCGCTCAGCCTATGAGACGGGCCGTGGCTCGGTCATCATGCGCGGCCGCGTGGCGATTGAAGAAGTCCGCAAGGAACGCGAAGCGATCATCATCACCGAGATTCCCTATCAGGTGAACAAGGCCTCGATGATCGAAAAGATCGCCGATCTGGTGCGCGAGAAGCGGATTGAAGGCATTTCCGATATTCGCGACGAGAGCGATCGTCACGGCATGCGCGTGGTCATTGAGATCAAGCGCGATGCGGTGGCCGATGTCATTCTCAATCAGCTTTATCGCTTCACCCCGCTGCAGACCTCGTTCGGCTGTAACTTTGTTGCCCTGACTGGCGGCAAGCCCGAATTGATGGGCGCCCGCGAAATGCTCACCGCCTTTATCGACTTCCGCGAGGAAGTGGTGACACGCCGGGCCCGCTTCCTGCTCAACAAGGCGCGGGACCGCGCCCATGTGCTGGTTGGCCTCGCTGTGGCTGTGGCCAATGTCGATGAAGTGATTTCCATCATCCGCACATCGCCCAATCCGGCGACCGCGCGTGAACGCCTGCTTGAACGCAACTGGCCGGCCCGCGATGTGGAACCACTGATCAAGCTGATCGATGATCCGCGCCATACCGTCAATGATGACGGCACGTTCAAGCTCTCCGACGAGCAGGTGCGCGCCATTCTCGATCTGCGGCTTGCTCGCCTGACGGCTCTTGGCCGCGACGAAATCGGCGATGAGCTCAACGGTCTCGGGCTGCAGATTACCGATTATCTCGATATCCTGCGCTCACGCGACCGGGTTCTCGCCATTATCCGCGAAGAGCTGATTGAAGTGCGCGACCAGTTCGCCACGCCGCGCAAGACCGAGATTTCCGATTATGCTGCCGATATGGACGATGAAGATTTCATCGCCCGCGAGGAGATGGTCGTCACCGTTTCCCATGGCGGCTATATCAAGCGCGTGCCGCTCTCCACCTACCGGGCGCAGCGCCGGGGCGGCAAGGGCCGCTCGGGCATGGCGACACGGGACGAGGATTTCGTGGCCCGCCTGTTTGTCGCCAATACCCATACACCCGTGCTGTTCTTCTCCTCACGTGGTATTGCCTACAAGATGAAGGTCTGGCGTCTGCCGCTGGCTGCCCCCCAGGCGCGCGGCAAGGCCCTGATCAACCTGCTGCCGCTCGAAGATGGCGAACGCATCACCTCGATCATGCCATTGCCCGAGGACGAGGATACATGGGGCGATCTCGACATCATGTTCGCGACGACACGGGGCACCGTGCGCCGCAACTCGCTGGCTGATTTCGTTGAAGTGCGCGCCAATGGCAAGATTGCCATGAAGCTGGAAGACGGCGACGGCATTGTCGGGGTGGAAACCTGTTCTGCCAATGACGATGTGCTGCTGACCACCACGCTGGGGCAGGCCATTCGCTTTAACGTCACCGATGTGCGCGTATTTGCGGGCCGTAATTCGGTCGGCGTGCGCGGCATCAATCTGGCCGAGGATGACAAGATCATCTCCATGGCCATCCTCAGGCATTTCGATGCGACGCCGGAAGAACGCAGCGCCTATATCAAGCGCAGCCGGGCCATGCGCGGCGAGGCGGACGATGCCGAGATGGAAGTCGAGGCGGAAGCCGGCGAATTGCCCACCGAACGTTATGCCGAAATGGGTGCCGCCGAACAATTCGTGCTCGCCATTTCCGAGAACGGCTACGGCAAGCGCTCTTCAAGTTACGAATACCGGGTGACCGGTCGTGGCGGCAAGGGCATTACCGGCATGTCGATCACCAAGAAAAACGGTCCGATCGTTGCCTCGTTCCCGATCGAGAATGACGACCAGATCATGCTGGTCACCGATGGCGGCAAGCTGATCCGCGTACCGGTCGATGGCATCCGCATTGCGGGTCGCGCCACTCAGGGCGTGATCGTGCTCGATACCGCCGAAGACGAAAAAGTGGTGTCGGTCGAACGGATTTCCGAGCCGGAGCCCGATGAAGACGAAATCGGTGCCGAGGACGGGGCTGGTCCCGACGAGGGCACTGCGGCACCGGATGCTCCCGATGCGCCTGAAGGACCGGATACGCCTGAAGGCGACGGTCCCGCACCCGAAGAGAACTAA
- the ssb gene encoding single-stranded DNA-binding protein, translating into MAGSVNKVILVGNLGADPEVRNLPNGGKVVNLSIATSENWRDKNTGERREKTEWHRVVIFGEGLTRVAEQYLRKGSKVYLEGQLQTRKWQDQSGADRYSTEVVLQGFNSTLTMLDGRGEGGGDGGGGGFSGPQGGGGGGSQRPAASAPAFDSGGSDDDIPF; encoded by the coding sequence ATGGCGGGCAGCGTCAACAAGGTCATACTCGTGGGGAACCTGGGCGCCGATCCGGAAGTGCGTAACCTGCCCAATGGCGGCAAGGTGGTCAATTTGAGCATCGCAACTTCCGAGAACTGGCGCGACAAGAATACCGGTGAGCGCCGGGAAAAAACCGAATGGCACCGCGTGGTGATCTTTGGGGAAGGCCTGACACGAGTCGCAGAGCAATATTTGCGCAAGGGCTCCAAGGTTTACCTCGAAGGCCAGTTGCAGACCCGCAAATGGCAGGACCAGTCCGGGGCGGATCGTTATTCGACCGAAGTGGTTTTGCAGGGCTTCAACTCAACCCTGACCATGCTCGACGGGCGTGGTGAAGGCGGCGGAGATGGTGGCGGTGGCGGATTTTCCGGCCCACAGGGTGGCGGCGGTGGCGGCAGCCAGCGCCCGGCAGCCAGCGCCCCGGCCTTTGATTCAGGCGGCTCGGACGACGATATCCCGTTCTAG